A genomic segment from Flavobacterium litorale encodes:
- a CDS encoding SDR family NAD(P)-dependent oxidoreductase — translation MKTALITGATSGIGRATAHHFAKHNFKLILCGRRNDRLKALQNELSTQTQVYTLNFDVRDKQAVDSAIASIPAEFTTIDILVNNAGNAHGLDPIQNGDTNDWDAMIDINVKGLLYVSKAIIPSMIVRKQGHIINIGSIAGKEVYTNGNVYCASKHAVDAINQGMRMDLNQYGIRVGAINPGLVATEFSEVRFKGDVERATDVYKGYEPLQADDIADIITFVVTRPYHVNIADLMVLPTAQAGATILNKDN, via the coding sequence ATGAAAACAGCATTAATAACAGGTGCAACCAGTGGTATAGGTAGGGCAACAGCCCACCACTTTGCCAAACACAATTTTAAATTAATACTATGCGGCAGGCGTAACGATAGGCTAAAAGCCCTACAAAATGAGCTAAGCACACAAACGCAAGTATACACACTAAACTTTGATGTTAGGGATAAGCAAGCGGTGGATAGCGCTATAGCTAGCATTCCTGCCGAGTTTACTACTATTGATATATTGGTAAACAACGCAGGCAACGCACATGGGTTAGACCCGATACAAAATGGCGATACTAACGATTGGGATGCTATGATTGATATTAACGTTAAAGGGCTACTCTATGTGTCTAAAGCTATCATCCCGAGCATGATAGTGCGTAAACAGGGACATATTATTAATATAGGCTCAATAGCTGGTAAAGAGGTATATACCAACGGTAACGTATATTGCGCCAGCAAGCACGCCGTAGATGCTATTAACCAAGGTATGCGCATGGATTTGAACCAATACGGCATCCGTGTAGGAGCAATTAACCCTGGTTTGGTAGCCACCGAGTTTAGCGAAGTGCGCTTTAAAGGCGATGTTGAAAGAGCCACCGATGTATATAAAGGGTACGAACCTTTACAAGCCGATGATATTGCCGATATTATTACCTTCGTGGTAACACGACCGTATCATGTTAATATTGCCGACCTTATGGTACTGCCTACAGCACAGGCAGGAGCAACTATTTTAAATAAAGATAATTAA
- a CDS encoding BatD family protein, with protein MKKYLVLLLLCCLQGLYAQVEFTATPSKTKLGLNERLRVEFTMTADGDNFNPPPFDGFNAAGPSQMISNSWVNNKRSFSKTYTYVLTPTARGTFTVGQASIEVDGKTYKTIPFKVTVTAAVDKPNDPLAAATENAGKGIHVVAEVSNYNPYVNEPITVVYKLYVSQDSSVRGTRQMDIPQFNDFWSQDINASGNTIKQGTYNGESYRYIELKKVVLYPQKSGKLEIEPLSMELTIDVPTGRRDFFNRPLMTQTQKVMSSGSKYITVKPLPEQGKPADFSGAVGDFTFKVTPSKTTLSDGESLQLTVEVSGKGNLKLFSLPKPVVPAALEMYDPEHNEDISIPLSGMQGSISDVYAIIPQNKGKYPIKEMAFSYFDLSEKRYKTITSEELIIDVLSVSNTTADATVTPQGAQKQAVQTTAQFRFVALNTTLQPKNKQHFFRSVLFYILLLMPFVLIPIIMLLKKKKQARDNDVTGNKIRKNNRLAKKYLSEAKKHLGNKEPFYVSLEKALHNFLKAKLSIETSEMTKPNIQELLLSRGAQQETVTDFITIMNNCEFARYAPSSGAAMQQDYDHAVGVITKLEKEI; from the coding sequence ATGAAGAAGTATTTAGTACTACTACTATTATGTTGTTTGCAGGGGCTTTACGCTCAGGTAGAATTTACCGCTACGCCCAGTAAAACCAAATTAGGGCTTAATGAACGGTTGCGTGTAGAGTTTACCATGACGGCAGATGGCGATAATTTCAACCCACCCCCATTTGATGGGTTTAATGCTGCAGGACCAAGCCAAATGATAAGCAACTCGTGGGTAAACAACAAACGCAGTTTTAGTAAAACCTATACCTATGTGTTAACCCCTACCGCACGTGGTACGTTTACCGTAGGGCAGGCAAGCATAGAGGTTGACGGAAAAACCTACAAAACCATTCCGTTTAAAGTTACCGTTACTGCAGCCGTAGATAAACCTAACGATCCTTTGGCAGCCGCAACAGAAAATGCAGGTAAAGGCATCCATGTAGTAGCAGAGGTTAGCAATTATAATCCCTATGTAAATGAGCCTATTACTGTGGTGTATAAGCTGTATGTAAGCCAAGATTCCAGCGTACGCGGTACCCGCCAAATGGATATCCCCCAGTTTAACGACTTTTGGAGTCAGGATATAAATGCATCGGGTAATACCATAAAACAAGGTACGTATAACGGCGAGAGCTACCGTTACATCGAACTTAAAAAAGTGGTATTGTACCCTCAAAAAAGTGGCAAACTGGAAATAGAGCCATTAAGCATGGAGCTTACTATTGATGTACCTACGGGTAGGCGCGACTTTTTTAACCGCCCGCTAATGACGCAAACACAAAAAGTAATGTCGTCGGGCTCCAAATACATTACTGTAAAACCGTTGCCAGAGCAAGGCAAACCTGCCGATTTTAGTGGTGCGGTAGGCGACTTTACTTTTAAAGTAACACCAAGTAAAACCACGTTAAGTGATGGTGAATCGTTACAACTTACTGTCGAAGTTTCGGGTAAAGGGAATTTAAAACTGTTCAGCCTACCCAAACCTGTTGTACCTGCTGCGTTAGAGATGTACGACCCCGAGCATAACGAGGATATTTCCATTCCGCTATCGGGTATGCAAGGTAGTATTTCGGATGTGTATGCGATAATCCCACAAAACAAAGGAAAGTACCCCATCAAAGAAATGGCATTTTCGTATTTCGATTTATCCGAAAAACGATATAAAACCATTACTTCGGAGGAGTTAATAATCGATGTACTCAGTGTGTCCAACACCACTGCCGATGCTACTGTTACGCCACAGGGCGCACAAAAGCAAGCGGTACAAACTACAGCGCAATTCCGTTTTGTAGCACTTAACACTACACTGCAACCCAAAAACAAGCAACACTTTTTTAGGTCGGTACTATTTTACATACTGTTATTGATGCCCTTTGTGCTGATACCGATTATTATGCTGCTGAAAAAGAAAAAACAAGCCCGAGATAACGATGTTACAGGCAATAAAATCAGGAAGAATAATAGGTTGGCTAAAAAATACTTATCCGAAGCCAAAAAGCATTTGGGTAACAAAGAGCCGTTTTATGTTTCGCTAGAGAAAGCCTTGCACAACTTCCTGAAAGCAAAATTGAGTATTGAAACATCCGAAATGACAAAACCAAACATTCAGGAGTTGTTATTGTCGCGTGGCGCGCAACAAGAAACCGTAACCGATTTTATTACGATAATGAACAATTGCGAGTTTGCACGCTATGCACCATCATCGGGTGCAGCCATGCAACAGGATTACGACCATGCAGTTGGCGTAATTACAAAACTGGAAAAAGAGATATAA
- a CDS encoding AAA family ATPase — protein sequence MEENTAALDIRAINEKIERESAFIDLLVMEMNKVIVGQKYMIERLLIGLLGQGHILLEGVPGLAKTLAINTLSQAVQGSFSRIQFTPDLLPADVVGTMIYNMKQNEFTIKKGPIFANFVLADEINRAPAKVQSALLEAMQEKQVTIGEETFTLEKPFLVMATMNPVEQEGTYPLPEAQVDRFMLKAVIDYPKIEDERLVMRNNLKGSFEKVNPVVSVDQILRAQQAVREVYMDEKIEKYILDLIFATRYPEKYNLENLKPLISFGSSPRGSINLANAAKCYAFIKRRGYVVPEDVRAVVHDVLRHRIGITYEAEAENVTSIDIINKIVNEVEVP from the coding sequence ATGGAAGAAAATACCGCTGCTTTAGACATCAGGGCGATTAATGAAAAGATAGAGCGTGAAAGTGCTTTTATAGACCTGCTTGTTATGGAAATGAACAAGGTAATTGTGGGGCAAAAGTACATGATAGAACGCTTGCTTATAGGTTTACTAGGGCAAGGGCATATATTGCTTGAGGGTGTGCCAGGGCTAGCAAAAACGCTAGCTATTAACACACTATCCCAAGCTGTGCAAGGTAGCTTTAGCCGTATACAGTTTACGCCCGATTTGTTACCTGCCGATGTAGTAGGTACTATGATATACAACATGAAGCAAAATGAGTTTACCATAAAAAAGGGACCCATTTTTGCCAACTTTGTACTTGCCGATGAGATAAACCGTGCACCCGCCAAAGTGCAAAGTGCACTGCTAGAAGCCATGCAAGAGAAACAAGTAACCATTGGCGAGGAAACTTTTACCTTAGAAAAACCTTTTTTAGTAATGGCAACCATGAACCCTGTAGAGCAAGAAGGTACGTACCCACTACCCGAAGCACAGGTAGATCGTTTTATGCTAAAAGCGGTTATCGATTATCCTAAAATTGAAGATGAGCGTTTGGTAATGCGTAACAACCTAAAAGGCAGTTTTGAGAAAGTAAACCCAGTAGTATCGGTAGACCAAATTTTGCGTGCGCAACAAGCCGTACGCGAGGTATATATGGACGAGAAGATAGAAAAATACATTCTCGACCTCATCTTTGCAACCCGTTATCCCGAAAAATACAATTTAGAGAATCTAAAACCACTCATTAGTTTTGGGTCGTCGCCAAGGGGTAGTATTAACTTAGCCAACGCGGCAAAATGTTATGCATTTATAAAACGCAGGGGCTATGTAGTACCCGAAGATGTAAGGGCTGTAGTACACGATGTGCTCCGCCACCGTATTGGTATAACCTACGAGGCAGAAGCCGAAAATGTAACCTCTATCGACATCATTAATAAAATAGTTAATGAGGTTGAAGTGCCATAA
- a CDS encoding BatD family protein codes for MKHTKIKHYTLLLLLVAATAFAQQPKVATSIDSTQIKIGSQFNLTLKTTVDTTAQVNFPEGKNFGLLEVLESYPVDTVRNEENNAQYELVKKYGLTQFDSGRYIIPRLSVFINNKNIRTDSLAIEVTPVVVDTLKQKMYDIKDVATAESNSLLWLWIVLGILLAAGIGFGVWWYLKKRKQPAPEPEEEFHASPIEKATTQLQVLENKALLDKGEVKNYYSELTDIARTYIEEAIHIPAMESTTSELINAMRTAVRRKNMKLSQETFEQLERVLRNADLVKFAKMRPVAHEIADDRSRIEKTIVVIDQSIPEEKEEDEEHTLAWLNAQRKKEKRERRKRNLIISIATVVVVAGALFYFLGRNIMREYVTGIPTKELLDGEWVKSNYGSPPITIETPEVLKRQDPEKILPKEAMAVLKDMQLFSYGAMADDFYVVLSTMHYKEKKDIPLEQVADATLKTMEAQGATNVLVKTESFSTPNGINGLRAYGNLSMLNLVTKKSVRMYYELLLFKQDNGLQQVNIMYREGDEYAPQLLDRVKNSIELTKIN; via the coding sequence ATGAAACACACCAAAATAAAACACTATACACTACTCTTGCTACTGGTTGCTGCCACCGCCTTTGCACAGCAACCCAAAGTAGCTACGAGTATTGATTCTACGCAAATAAAAATAGGGTCGCAGTTTAACCTAACCCTAAAAACAACCGTAGATACCACCGCCCAAGTCAACTTCCCCGAAGGGAAAAACTTCGGGCTACTAGAGGTACTGGAATCGTATCCTGTAGATACCGTTCGGAACGAGGAAAACAACGCCCAATACGAGCTTGTAAAAAAATACGGACTTACCCAGTTCGATTCAGGGCGATATATCATTCCGCGCCTATCCGTATTCATCAACAATAAAAACATCCGTACCGATTCGTTAGCTATTGAGGTTACCCCAGTGGTAGTCGATACCCTCAAGCAAAAAATGTACGATATTAAAGATGTAGCTACTGCCGAAAGTAATAGTTTGTTATGGCTCTGGATTGTGTTAGGCATACTGCTCGCGGCAGGTATTGGTTTTGGCGTATGGTGGTACCTAAAAAAACGTAAACAACCAGCACCCGAACCTGAAGAAGAATTCCACGCATCGCCTATAGAAAAAGCAACCACGCAACTACAAGTACTCGAAAATAAAGCCCTATTAGATAAAGGCGAAGTTAAAAACTACTATAGCGAGTTAACCGATATTGCCCGTACTTATATTGAGGAGGCAATACACATACCCGCTATGGAAAGCACCACGAGCGAGCTAATTAATGCCATGCGTACGGCAGTGCGCCGAAAAAACATGAAGCTCAGCCAAGAAACGTTTGAGCAACTAGAACGGGTTTTGCGCAATGCCGATTTGGTAAAGTTTGCCAAAATGCGCCCCGTAGCACACGAAATTGCTGACGACCGTAGTCGTATCGAAAAAACAATAGTGGTTATCGACCAAAGCATACCCGAAGAAAAAGAGGAGGACGAAGAGCATACCTTAGCATGGCTAAATGCCCAACGCAAAAAAGAAAAGCGCGAACGCCGTAAACGCAACCTAATTATTAGTATTGCTACCGTTGTAGTAGTGGCGGGCGCATTATTCTACTTTTTGGGTAGAAACATAATGCGCGAGTACGTAACAGGCATCCCCACCAAAGAGCTATTGGATGGCGAGTGGGTAAAAAGCAACTACGGTAGCCCACCCATAACGATAGAAACGCCAGAAGTACTCAAGAGGCAAGACCCCGAAAAGATACTACCCAAAGAGGCAATGGCGGTATTAAAAGATATGCAACTGTTTAGCTACGGTGCTATGGCAGACGATTTTTATGTAGTACTAAGCACCATGCACTACAAAGAGAAAAAAGACATACCGTTAGAGCAAGTAGCCGATGCTACCCTTAAAACAATGGAGGCACAAGGCGCAACCAATGTGTTGGTAAAAACCGAATCGTTTAGTACCCCAAATGGTATAAACGGCTTGCGTGCCTATGGTAACTTATCCATGCTCAATCTTGTTACTAAAAAGTCGGTGCGTATGTACTACGAGTTACTGCTGTTTAAACAAGATAACGGCTTGCAACAAGTAAACATAATGTACCGCGAGGGCGATGAGTATGCCCCGCAACTGTTGGACAGAGTTAAGAATTCGATAGAATTGACTAAGATAAATTAA
- a CDS encoding VWA domain-containing protein encodes MYELDESKYLYLFAVLPVVLLLFLGNLYWQRKKQRALGNPELVKKLTPERSVFKPVAKLILLLLGLSGIIIALVNPKIGTKTETVKREGIDIVFAIDVSKSMLAEDVKPSRLEKAKQIVSQTINQLGNDRIGIVGYAGSAYPVLPITSDYSVAKMFLQSMNTDMVSSQGTAISDALELATTFFDDPQTSKLVILISDGEDHGEGSAEAAQAAEEAGIKIITVGVGTKKGGTIPLKRNGITQTFKRDNAGEVVVTKMYPDQLKTIAEITKGGYVYGNSTRKVSDYVKNALENIEKTEFESKEVSLYESQYQWFLGAAFLLLFIEMFLLERRTAWIRKLNLFNEKE; translated from the coding sequence ATGTACGAATTAGACGAATCAAAATACCTGTATCTCTTTGCCGTGCTCCCCGTAGTACTGTTGCTCTTTTTAGGCAACCTGTACTGGCAGCGCAAAAAGCAGCGTGCGTTGGGTAACCCCGAACTGGTAAAAAAACTAACGCCCGAGCGTTCGGTATTTAAACCCGTTGCCAAACTCATATTGTTATTATTGGGGCTGTCGGGCATAATTATTGCACTGGTAAACCCGAAAATAGGTACAAAAACCGAAACGGTAAAGCGTGAGGGTATCGATATTGTTTTTGCCATAGACGTATCTAAAAGTATGTTGGCAGAAGACGTAAAACCCAGCCGACTGGAAAAAGCAAAACAAATAGTTTCGCAAACTATAAACCAGTTGGGTAACGACAGGATTGGTATTGTAGGCTATGCAGGGAGTGCCTACCCCGTACTGCCCATAACGTCTGATTATAGTGTGGCAAAAATGTTTCTGCAAAGCATGAATACCGATATGGTATCGTCGCAGGGAACGGCTATTAGCGATGCGTTGGAACTTGCCACCACCTTTTTTGATGACCCGCAAACCAGTAAACTCGTTATTTTAATTTCCGATGGCGAAGACCACGGCGAGGGCAGTGCCGAAGCGGCACAAGCAGCCGAAGAAGCAGGCATTAAAATTATTACCGTAGGAGTAGGAACAAAAAAAGGAGGTACTATTCCGCTAAAGCGAAATGGTATAACCCAGACTTTTAAACGTGATAACGCAGGCGAGGTGGTAGTAACCAAAATGTATCCCGACCAGTTAAAAACCATAGCTGAAATTACAAAAGGAGGTTATGTGTACGGCAACAGTACCCGCAAAGTGTCCGACTACGTGAAGAATGCTTTGGAGAACATCGAAAAAACAGAATTCGAATCGAAAGAAGTATCCTTATACGAGTCGCAATACCAATGGTTTTTAGGCGCAGCATTTTTGCTGTTGTTCATCGAAATGTTCCTGTTGGAACGCCGTACGGCATGGATTAGAAAATTAAACCTGTTTAACGAAAAAGAATAA
- a CDS encoding DUF58 domain-containing protein, whose product MDTKEILKKVRKIEIKTRRLSDHIFSGEYHTSFKGRGMTFSEVRQYQFGDDVRAIDWNVTARYNEPHIKVFEEERELTMMLMVDVSGSQSFGTQNAFKKDIVTEIAATMAFSATQNNDKIGLILFSDTIELFIPPKKGKSHVLRIIRELIEFHPKSKKTDVAQALKFLSGVQKKKAIVFLISDFMAGDYEHTLKITAKRHDITGVRVYDHSEEHIPNLGIVNMTDAETGETQLVNTGSKDIRLQYQKYYRDKVQYFKETFSRCGAGTVTTRTDESYVTKLLGYFKAR is encoded by the coding sequence ATGGATACAAAAGAGATACTAAAAAAAGTACGTAAAATAGAAATTAAAACCCGAAGGTTGAGCGATCATATCTTTTCGGGCGAATACCATACATCCTTTAAAGGGCGGGGAATGACGTTTAGCGAGGTGCGTCAATACCAGTTTGGCGACGATGTGCGTGCTATAGATTGGAACGTTACCGCACGTTATAACGAACCCCACATAAAAGTATTTGAAGAAGAGCGCGAACTTACCATGATGCTAATGGTAGATGTAAGCGGCTCGCAAAGCTTTGGTACACAAAACGCCTTTAAAAAAGATATAGTTACAGAAATTGCTGCTACCATGGCATTTTCGGCAACCCAGAACAACGATAAAATTGGGCTGATTTTATTTTCAGATACTATAGAGCTTTTTATACCGCCCAAAAAAGGAAAATCGCACGTATTGCGCATTATTCGGGAGCTTATTGAGTTTCATCCCAAAAGTAAAAAAACCGATGTAGCACAGGCATTAAAATTCCTGTCGGGCGTACAAAAAAAGAAAGCCATTGTATTTTTAATATCCGATTTTATGGCAGGCGATTATGAGCATACCCTAAAAATAACTGCCAAACGCCACGATATTACAGGCGTACGCGTGTACGACCATAGCGAGGAGCACATTCCTAATTTGGGTATTGTAAACATGACGGATGCCGAAACAGGCGAAACACAATTGGTAAATACAGGCTCCAAAGATATTAGGCTGCAATACCAAAAATACTACCGCGATAAAGTGCAGTATTTTAAAGAAACCTTTAGCCGTTGCGGGGCAGGTACCGTAACTACCCGTACAGACGAATCGTATGTAACCAAGTTGCTTGGCTATTTTAAGGCAAGATAA
- a CDS encoding aldo/keto reductase, producing the protein MNITLSPIVAGVMSWGIWGKKMNTSQMTELMHACLEYGITTFDHADIYGGYTTEAEFGTALATNSITREDIQLISKCGIQHTDGNRNNTIKHYNYSKEYIIQSAEGSLQNLQTDYLDVLLLHRPSPLMQPDEIAEAVAQLQKDGKIKAFGVSNFTNTQTDLIRSRTEVFCNQIEFSATQHSAMLDGSLDYMQVNNIKPLAWSPLGSIFKTDTKQTQRLKELLMTLVIKYEVTADVILLAWIMQHPAGIVPATGSTNPDRLKNQMKAANLTLELEDWFAIWTESMGHKVP; encoded by the coding sequence ATGAACATTACACTATCGCCTATTGTTGCAGGAGTTATGAGTTGGGGCATTTGGGGCAAAAAAATGAACACAAGCCAAATGACGGAGCTTATGCATGCTTGCCTTGAATATGGTATTACTACGTTTGACCACGCCGATATTTATGGTGGTTATACTACCGAAGCTGAATTTGGTACTGCCTTGGCAACCAATAGTATTACTAGGGAGGATATACAATTAATATCAAAGTGTGGTATACAACATACCGATGGTAATCGTAATAATACAATAAAGCATTACAACTACAGTAAGGAGTACATTATACAATCGGCAGAAGGGTCGTTGCAGAACTTACAAACCGATTATTTGGATGTACTTTTACTGCACCGCCCTAGCCCATTAATGCAACCCGACGAAATTGCCGAAGCGGTAGCACAGCTACAAAAAGACGGTAAGATTAAAGCCTTCGGGGTATCGAACTTTACCAATACGCAAACCGATTTAATTAGGAGCCGTACCGAGGTGTTTTGCAACCAAATAGAGTTTTCGGCTACGCAACACAGCGCAATGCTAGATGGCTCTTTAGATTATATGCAGGTAAATAATATAAAACCATTGGCATGGAGCCCCTTAGGGAGTATTTTTAAAACCGATACTAAGCAAACACAACGCCTAAAAGAGTTGTTAATGACATTGGTTATAAAATATGAGGTTACTGCCGATGTTATACTACTGGCGTGGATAATGCAACACCCCGCAGGTATTGTACCTGCAACGGGATCGACCAATCCCGACAGATTGAAAAACCAGATGAAAGCAGCTAATTTAACTTTAGAGCTAGAGGACTGGTTTGCTATTTGGACGGAGAGTATGGGGCATAAAGTGCCTTAA
- a CDS encoding tetratricopeptide repeat protein: MKVQLTYILLFFTVFAFSQEEEKSDDTFLPKGNKAFSEKQYAAAEADYRIAQSKTPAKADAAYNLGNAIYRQDQPRESMYAYLKAIENAETKAQKHKAYHNIGNALMKEKNYQQAVEAYKNALRNNPYDEETRYNFALAKEMLEKNPPPPPPKDDKNDDKDKDKNKEDKSQKPKDEGDNKDKGDQGDQKDKGDKDDKGDQKDKGGGDGDKQDKKQGDDQKDKGGKGDGKEEEGPTPGKQQMQRVLDAMNKEEKKVQDKINAKKVKVQPKQQEKDW, from the coding sequence ATGAAAGTACAACTTACCTACATCCTGTTGTTTTTTACGGTATTCGCTTTCTCGCAGGAAGAAGAAAAAAGCGACGATACTTTTCTGCCGAAAGGCAATAAAGCATTTTCCGAAAAGCAGTACGCTGCTGCGGAGGCTGATTACCGTATAGCGCAATCTAAAACCCCAGCCAAGGCAGATGCAGCCTACAATTTAGGCAACGCTATTTACAGGCAAGACCAACCCAGAGAGTCGATGTACGCCTACCTAAAAGCGATAGAAAATGCCGAAACCAAAGCGCAAAAACACAAGGCATACCACAACATAGGCAATGCCTTAATGAAAGAAAAAAATTACCAGCAAGCCGTAGAGGCGTACAAAAATGCCTTACGTAACAACCCGTATGATGAGGAAACGCGCTATAACTTTGCTTTAGCCAAAGAAATGCTGGAGAAAAATCCACCGCCACCGCCACCAAAAGACGATAAAAACGACGACAAGGATAAAGATAAGAATAAGGAGGACAAAAGCCAGAAGCCCAAAGACGAAGGCGATAACAAGGACAAAGGCGACCAAGGTGACCAGAAAGATAAGGGGGATAAAGATGATAAGGGCGACCAAAAAGACAAAGGGGGTGGCGATGGCGACAAACAGGACAAAAAGCAGGGTGACGACCAAAAGGATAAAGGAGGCAAAGGCGATGGCAAAGAGGAAGAAGGACCCACACCGGGCAAACAGCAAATGCAACGTGTGCTGGATGCCATGAATAAAGAAGAAAAGAAAGTTCAGGATAAAATAAATGCCAAAAAAGTAAAGGTACAACCCAAACAACAGGAGAAAGACTGGTAA
- a CDS encoding vWA domain-containing protein: protein MGDVTFLHPAFFWLFLLLPLAIGWYIWKRKQQTATLTISTLNGFKVKPSVVAKLKPVLFALRLLALSAIIVALARPRSVDVSSRTKTTRGIDIVMAMDVSGSMLAKDLKPNRLEALKEVAGTFVDNRLNDRIGLVVYAGESYTKTPVTSDKQLVKEAIKSVAYDDTVLQDGTGIGVGLATAINRLKESKAKSRIIILLTDGVNNAGFIDPRMAADIAKEYGIKVYTIGLGTNGNAPFPYAKAPNGRLLYRNMKVEIDENLMKEIAEKTDGQYFRATSNSKLKSIYDEINKLETTEINEMKFYNYDEKYRPWVLIALGLLLVEVLLRKTIYRSFI, encoded by the coding sequence ATGGGAGACGTTACTTTTTTACATCCTGCTTTCTTTTGGCTGTTCCTGCTGTTGCCATTGGCAATAGGCTGGTACATTTGGAAACGAAAGCAACAAACAGCAACCCTTACCATAAGCACCCTAAATGGGTTTAAAGTAAAACCATCGGTAGTAGCCAAGCTAAAGCCTGTGCTTTTTGCCTTGCGCCTACTTGCCCTTAGCGCCATAATAGTGGCCTTAGCGCGCCCACGTAGCGTAGATGTAAGCAGCCGAACCAAAACCACACGCGGTATTGATATTGTTATGGCAATGGATGTATCAGGTAGTATGCTGGCAAAAGATTTAAAACCCAATAGGCTGGAAGCGCTTAAAGAGGTAGCAGGTACCTTTGTAGATAACCGCCTTAACGATAGGATAGGTTTAGTAGTATATGCAGGCGAAAGCTACACCAAAACACCCGTTACCAGCGACAAACAGTTGGTAAAAGAAGCAATAAAATCCGTAGCATACGACGATACCGTACTACAAGACGGTACAGGTATAGGCGTAGGGCTTGCCACCGCCATTAACAGGCTGAAAGAAAGCAAAGCCAAAAGCCGTATTATTATATTGCTTACCGATGGGGTAAACAACGCAGGGTTTATAGACCCCCGTATGGCTGCCGACATTGCTAAAGAGTATGGCATAAAAGTATATACCATAGGTTTAGGTACAAACGGCAACGCCCCATTCCCGTATGCTAAAGCTCCCAACGGACGCCTTTTATACCGCAACATGAAGGTAGAAATTGATGAAAATCTGATGAAAGAAATTGCCGAAAAAACCGATGGGCAATATTTTAGAGCTACCAGTAACAGCAAATTAAAGTCTATTTATGATGAGATAAACAAACTCGAAACCACCGAGATAAACGAAATGAAATTTTATAATTACGACGAGAAGTATCGCCCATGGGTATTAATAGCCCTTGGTTTACTCCTTGTTGAGGTACTGTTGCGCAAAACCATTTACAGAAGCTTTATTTAA